A genome region from Christensenella minuta includes the following:
- a CDS encoding GyrI-like domain-containing protein produces the protein MEIRTENKDGEAMRDIFPLWNDFLGNGKGEMIQGRINTNYIGLYTDYDGDFTKPYSYLAGCETNGSGMPVFTVKKIRAGSYARFVTKDPENGLGEIWNVVWSMPLKRTYISDFEEYFPGKDGQPEEIHVYIGVEE, from the coding sequence ATCGAAATCCGAACGGAAAACAAAGACGGAGAGGCGATGCGCGATATTTTTCCGCTCTGGAATGATTTCCTTGGGAATGGTAAAGGGGAAATGATCCAAGGACGGATAAACACAAATTATATCGGTCTGTATACCGATTATGACGGCGACTTTACAAAACCATATTCCTATCTTGCCGGGTGTGAAACAAATGGGAGCGGAATGCCTGTATTCACGGTGAAAAAGATCCGCGCCGGGAGTTATGCAAGATTCGTGACAAAAGATCCGGAAAACGGGCTTGGAGAAATCTGGAACGTGGTATGGAGCATGCCGCTGAAAAGGACGTATATCAGCGACTTTGAAGAATATTTTCCAGGGAAGGACGGGCAGCCCGAGGAAATACACGTCTATATCGGGGTGGAGGAGTAA
- a CDS encoding GNAT family N-acetyltransferase: protein MGNLIEISGDTVDREHVCCAISDKKSTQAKKEWMKGCFADGYQFWKADARGKALIEFVPAENAWAPIAADGYLFIDCFWVAGSLTKKGYGTALLERCSETAKELGEKRTCGSLRRQKTALPLRSRVL, encoded by the coding sequence TTGGGGAATTTAATAGAAATAAGCGGAGATACGGTTGACAGGGAGCATGTGTGCTGCGCGATTTCCGACAAAAAAAGTACGCAGGCGAAAAAGGAATGGATGAAGGGCTGCTTTGCCGATGGCTACCAATTCTGGAAGGCGGACGCGCGGGGAAAGGCATTGATTGAATTTGTCCCGGCGGAAAACGCATGGGCGCCGATCGCCGCGGACGGTTATCTGTTTATCGATTGTTTTTGGGTCGCCGGTTCGCTCACGAAAAAAGGATATGGTACTGCGCTGCTGGAGCGGTGCAGTGAAACGGCAAAGGAACTGGGGGAAAAAAGGACTTGCGGCAGTTTGCGCCGACAAAAAACGGCCCTTCCTCTCCGATCCCGGGTTTTATAA
- a CDS encoding YoaP domain-containing protein has translation MDRKVYPFLEKIAGERGASVCFQKIGSKEEAQEAPSPFPTFSVYYNGTFVTNEIFSGKKFIGFLEGKGF, from the coding sequence GTGGACCGCAAAGTATATCCATTTCTGGAAAAGATTGCCGGGGAACGAGGCGCCTCCGTTTGCTTTCAAAAAATTGGCTCTAAGGAAGAAGCGCAAGAGGCACCCTCTCCGTTTCCAACCTTTTCAGTCTATTATAATGGAACATTTGTAACCAACGAAATCTTCAGCGGAAAAAAGTTCATCGGTTTTTTGGAGGGGAAGGGCTTTTGA
- a CDS encoding SPL family radical SAM protein has translation MELVPAKTILARPKDDSWFGNDYNMNLYRGCCHGCIYCDSRSECYGVEEFDRVRLKKDALQILEGELRKKRRKGVVGVGAMSDTYNPFEEEMEATRGALKLLDQYGFGVALDTKSTLVLRDIDLIERISRKHCANIKITVTTVDDSLSKVIEPYAPASSERFRAIRELSRAGIFAGVLFTPMLPYITDTEENVAEMIRLAYENGARFIFPAFGMTLRQNQRDYYYKKLDEHFPGLSRKYRSVFRSNYFCGSPQAKKLRSLFQAECKKYGLIFRMRDIIAAYKKLPPEPKQLSLF, from the coding sequence ATGGAACTTGTACCTGCGAAGACGATCCTTGCCCGGCCCAAAGACGACTCGTGGTTTGGCAACGATTATAATATGAACCTATATCGGGGGTGCTGCCACGGCTGTATTTATTGTGACAGCCGGAGCGAGTGCTATGGCGTGGAGGAGTTTGACCGGGTGCGGCTGAAGAAGGACGCATTGCAGATTCTGGAAGGCGAGCTGCGGAAAAAGAGGAGGAAAGGCGTTGTGGGAGTAGGGGCGATGTCCGATACCTATAATCCGTTTGAAGAGGAAATGGAAGCGACGCGCGGCGCGCTTAAGCTGCTGGATCAATATGGTTTCGGTGTAGCGCTCGATACCAAAAGTACGCTTGTGCTGCGGGATATCGATCTGATCGAACGGATTTCCCGGAAACACTGCGCCAACATCAAGATAACGGTCACGACCGTGGATGATTCCTTGTCGAAGGTCATCGAGCCGTATGCACCGGCTTCGTCGGAGCGCTTTCGGGCAATTCGGGAACTTAGCCGCGCGGGTATCTTTGCGGGTGTGTTGTTTACTCCTATGCTTCCCTATATTACGGATACGGAAGAGAATGTGGCGGAAATGATCCGGCTCGCGTATGAAAACGGGGCGCGGTTTATCTTTCCCGCGTTCGGCATGACGCTCCGCCAGAATCAAAGGGATTACTATTATAAAAAGCTGGACGAGCATTTTCCCGGACTCAGCCGGAAATACCGCAGCGTATTCCGAAGCAATTATTTCTGCGGTTCCCCGCAAGCAAAGAAGCTGCGCAGCCTGTTTCAGGCGGAATGTAAAAAATACGGCTTAATCTTCCGGATGCGGGATATCATTGCGGCATATAAAAAGTTGCCGCCGGAACCAAAACAGCTTTCCCTGTTTTGA
- a CDS encoding VanW family protein — MFTTSHANRDNNISLMCSAVNGLALAPGETLSLNELVGERTAEKGFLPAPAITDGKDLTDELGGGICQLTGTLYNAALLANMEIVERVHHSWPSDYLPVGLDATLNWDNKDLKIKNTTQWPVYFSARFEEHIVDVAIYGQPSEYEIEIKSEIVEEYQEPKPQVIYTDELAVGKTVVKTKGRKGYVAEVRRNYLKDGEVIYSEEISRDTFHEIQGVVIRGADGKNK; from the coding sequence ATTTTCACCACATCTCATGCAAACCGGGACAACAATATTTCCCTGATGTGCAGCGCGGTCAACGGGCTGGCGCTTGCGCCGGGGGAAACGCTGTCGCTTAACGAACTGGTGGGGGAACGGACGGCGGAAAAGGGTTTTTTGCCGGCGCCCGCCATAACGGACGGGAAGGACCTGACGGACGAACTGGGCGGGGGTATCTGCCAGCTTACGGGTACGCTGTATAACGCCGCCTTGCTTGCAAACATGGAGATCGTGGAGCGCGTGCACCATTCATGGCCGTCGGATTACCTGCCGGTAGGGCTGGACGCGACGCTCAACTGGGACAACAAGGATTTGAAGATAAAGAATACGACGCAGTGGCCGGTATATTTCTCCGCCCGGTTCGAGGAGCATATTGTGGACGTGGCAATCTATGGGCAGCCCAGTGAATACGAGATCGAAATTAAAAGCGAAATCGTGGAGGAATACCAGGAGCCAAAGCCGCAGGTGATCTATACGGACGAGCTTGCGGTGGGAAAAACAGTGGTAAAAACCAAGGGCCGGAAGGGATATGTAGCGGAGGTCAGGCGCAATTACCTGAAGGACGGGGAAGTCATATACAGCGAGGAAATCTCAAGGGACACGTTCCACGAGATACAGGGCGTGGTCATAAGGGGCGCGGATGGAAAGAACAAGTAA
- a CDS encoding PRC-barrel domain-containing protein, with product MKRASEVLGLKVLGIREGMENGSAQDFMIDPQTRKVEYLVLKTNNGYGFNALRISDVMGIGADYIMTQTVENAKKMYESTEVLEVIERGFFMLGTTVLASTGDMVGKVEDFSFEEKTGEIGTLYLDNQTEFEGSKIVTMAGKMVFVDPEGTNILKVTQEAEPQGEAFQSESFQYLMGKTVKETVTSEDGSFRIEADTVLGEEILRQAARHDDVLLALTLNV from the coding sequence ATGAAACGGGCAAGCGAAGTATTGGGACTGAAGGTATTGGGGATTAGGGAAGGAATGGAGAACGGGAGCGCGCAGGACTTTATGATCGACCCGCAGACTAGGAAGGTGGAATATTTGGTGCTCAAAACAAACAACGGGTATGGTTTCAACGCCCTGCGTATTTCGGATGTGATGGGCATTGGGGCGGACTACATCATGACGCAGACGGTGGAGAACGCAAAGAAGATGTACGAGTCGACAGAGGTTCTAGAAGTGATCGAACGGGGCTTTTTCATGCTGGGCACGACGGTGCTTGCGTCCACGGGCGACATGGTGGGCAAGGTGGAGGATTTCAGCTTTGAGGAAAAGACGGGAGAGATCGGGACGCTGTATCTGGACAACCAGACGGAGTTCGAGGGAAGCAAGATCGTGACGATGGCGGGGAAAATGGTGTTCGTGGACCCGGAAGGAACGAATATCCTCAAGGTGACACAGGAAGCGGAGCCACAGGGGGAAGCGTTCCAAAGCGAATCGTTCCAATACCTGATGGGAAAAACGGTGAAGGAGACCGTGACAAGCGAGGACGGCAGCTTCCGGATCGAGGCGGACACAGTGCTGGGCGAGGAGATATTGCGGCAGGCGGCGCGGCACGACGACGTATTGCTGGCGCTGACCCTGAATGTGTGA
- a CDS encoding HD-GYP domain-containing protein produces the protein MLTLFAQLPEDVRGHSRRVAGYTEILYGWALEAGVYPKDESLRRGLRHKIHTLALWHDIGKLLVPLKILEKPGALTAGERQAMNRHVLYAKELYREGHWPVGVGEEERKAALDISCLHHERWDGGGYPYGRKGEATPAIARICAVADAFDAIISLRPYKKERSATEAVAEIGRKAGTQFDPVVAQIFTARIRMLAKSEGTALTRI, from the coding sequence ATGCTGACGCTGTTCGCGCAGCTGCCGGAGGATGTGCGCGGCCATAGCAGGCGGGTAGCGGGCTACACGGAAATATTGTATGGATGGGCGCTCGAGGCAGGCGTCTATCCAAAGGACGAGAGCCTGCGCAGGGGCCTTCGGCATAAAATCCACACGCTGGCGCTGTGGCATGACATAGGCAAGCTGCTGGTTCCGCTCAAAATATTGGAGAAGCCGGGCGCGCTGACGGCGGGGGAGCGGCAGGCCATGAACCGGCATGTGCTGTATGCCAAGGAGCTATACCGCGAAGGGCACTGGCCGGTCGGCGTCGGCGAAGAGGAACGGAAGGCGGCGCTGGATATTTCGTGCCTGCACCATGAGCGTTGGGATGGCGGCGGGTATCCATACGGCAGAAAAGGAGAAGCGACGCCGGCCATCGCGCGGATTTGCGCTGTGGCGGACGCGTTCGACGCGATCATAAGCCTGCGGCCATACAAAAAGGAGCGCAGTGCAACGGAAGCGGTCGCGGAGATAGGACGCAAGGCGGGTACGCAATTCGACCCGGTGGTCGCGCAGATATTCACGGCAAGGATACGGATGCTGGCAAAAAGCGAAGGAACGGCGCTTACGAGGATATGA
- a CDS encoding C40 family peptidase: protein MVSKAKLCVIGILVLGILSCGAAYAFDLPVRLPGTEATAGQGGLPLVLPKAAESLPREIRQGRALCDVTLRSLPEQDAPEAGEVQMGETLDVYAVNVNGKWNAVAADGGAMAYIPASALSLTAPTIQSADNLDPLLTDGGENGYPGAVYNDERYLKLLTEAKKYIGYPYVWGGSTPETSFDCSGYVCWTLNQSGVYETERTDAQGLYNMSGRIEREDARPGDLVFFQGTYDTPNTVTHVAIYVGNGYMLHAGKPIGYGSMETDYWQAHFYAFGRLAG from the coding sequence ATGGTGAGCAAGGCAAAGCTATGCGTCATAGGAATATTGGTGCTGGGGATACTGTCGTGCGGGGCGGCGTATGCGTTCGACCTGCCTGTGCGGCTTCCGGGAACGGAAGCTACAGCGGGACAGGGCGGGCTTCCGCTGGTACTGCCGAAAGCTGCGGAGTCGCTGCCGCGCGAAATCCGGCAGGGGCGGGCGCTGTGCGACGTTACGCTCAGGAGCCTGCCGGAGCAGGATGCGCCCGAAGCGGGAGAGGTACAGATGGGGGAAACGCTCGATGTGTACGCGGTCAATGTAAACGGGAAGTGGAACGCGGTGGCGGCAGACGGCGGCGCCATGGCATACATTCCAGCATCGGCCCTGTCGCTGACCGCGCCGACCATCCAAAGCGCGGACAACCTCGACCCGCTGCTCACGGACGGCGGGGAGAACGGCTATCCGGGCGCAGTATACAACGACGAACGCTACTTAAAGCTGCTTACGGAAGCGAAGAAATACATCGGTTATCCATATGTGTGGGGCGGATCGACGCCGGAAACGTCGTTCGACTGCTCGGGGTATGTGTGCTGGACTCTGAACCAGTCGGGGGTGTATGAGACGGAACGGACGGACGCGCAGGGCTTATACAATATGAGCGGGCGGATAGAACGCGAGGACGCGCGGCCGGGAGACCTGGTGTTCTTCCAGGGGACGTATGACACGCCGAACACGGTGACGCACGTCGCCATTTATGTGGGCAACGGATATATGCTGCACGCCGGCAAGCCGATTGGGTATGGCAGCATGGAGACGGACTACTGGCAGGCGCATTTCTATGCGTTTGGCAGGCTGGCAGGTTAA
- a CDS encoding RrF2 family transcriptional regulator: MMMRIQASTRYALRILQYLYGKGNRTVKAGELSGQLGLSSLYTAKVLGKLKESKVVRSEQGCYGGYRMASPAEKVSVYEVFIAMEGDFVLYEPKADGPEDGAEQTIREFFDGIENAMVFTMRRMTLKKLFDMGKELPEGAKRGKGESVLAAAR; this comes from the coding sequence ATGATGATGAGGATACAGGCAAGCACCAGGTATGCGCTGAGGATCCTGCAATACCTTTACGGGAAAGGGAACCGCACGGTCAAGGCGGGGGAGCTGTCCGGGCAGTTGGGGCTTTCGAGCCTGTATACCGCAAAGGTGCTGGGGAAGCTGAAAGAAAGCAAGGTCGTGCGTTCGGAGCAGGGATGCTACGGCGGCTACCGGATGGCGAGTCCGGCGGAAAAAGTCTCTGTGTATGAGGTATTCATAGCGATGGAGGGGGATTTTGTGCTGTACGAGCCAAAGGCGGACGGGCCGGAAGACGGGGCGGAGCAGACCATCCGGGAGTTTTTTGATGGGATCGAGAACGCGATGGTTTTCACGATGCGCAGGATGACGCTTAAAAAATTGTTTGACATGGGAAAGGAGCTGCCGGAGGGCGCGAAACGCGGCAAGGGAGAATCGGTGCTGGCGGCCGCGCGGTAA
- a CDS encoding PAS domain-containing hybrid sensor histidine kinase/response regulator, producing the protein MEQKIRDLEEANLALKESNEKLYNSMKAFQIAAEESGSLVFTYDTKEQKIQVDERTAQAFNVEQVQTGVPYEMVKRGIVARESEQDYIRIHEEMIRGGKESGGIVKLIPADGIEVIYDLKFRAILGEDGEPTGMAVGVYRDITERYIKDMAQERYQQIVLSSDRYTYEYEEEKDLLSIFPSLSESGGKEVKYTFAHFHEKLSRGELCPKGDIIIMEDLLKSNTLKPVQVQLYSAKTGEKRWYAITNSMMKEKGGFQRIVGTIADITDIKQREISHKKLEHVLQSLKDEYIGIFEVDLENDMFTTLSYGGSELMPEFPDDGCYSEMMDWLCEALAAPEYREAYIGFTSLTYLRKALSKERRVEVEYMTMCKNRNWWRTSYQAVEYKEGIPTKAIMYQFDIDKVKTEKLMQQQAMQEAYNCAEAANAAKTEFLSRMSHDIRTPMNAIIGMTAIARTQIGNPERVQECLGKITAASKHLLSLINEVLDMSKIESGKMELQEEGFNLADLIDNMVSMVLPQINEHGHTLRVTVEELKHEWVVGDSLRIQQAFVNLIGNATKYTPDGGRIDVRIHERPLKNPEYGEYEFVFEDNGIGMTKAFQDVIFEPFTRAEDHEVLKENGTGLGMTITRNLIRMMDGDIKVESEPKKGSKFTVTIHLKLQEEHYDNVEELAGLPVLVVDDDRVTAESACIMLNDIGMQGDWCLSGREAVGRAIDKHKSQEDYFAVILDWKMPGMDGVMTAKAIRENIGPDIPIIIISAFDWSEIETEARAAGVDHFISKPLFKSRFIHCFKEILHIGGQAPEVKTEMIEQLDFSCKRALLVEDNELNAEIVEELLKMTGIRVEWAKNGREAVRMVEDSPEGYYDMVFMDIQMPFLNGYEATVAIRNMDRKDTRKMPIVAMTANAFAEDIDHARNAGMNEHIAKPIDLRKMGEVMAKYLS; encoded by the coding sequence ATGGAACAGAAAATACGGGATTTGGAAGAAGCGAATCTGGCGCTTAAGGAGAGCAACGAGAAATTATATAACAGCATGAAGGCATTCCAGATTGCCGCGGAGGAAAGCGGAAGCCTGGTGTTTACGTACGATACGAAAGAGCAGAAGATTCAGGTCGATGAGAGGACGGCACAGGCGTTTAACGTGGAACAGGTGCAGACGGGCGTGCCTTATGAAATGGTCAAAAGGGGAATTGTCGCCAGGGAATCGGAACAGGATTATATCCGTATCCACGAAGAAATGATCCGGGGCGGAAAGGAATCGGGCGGGATCGTTAAACTGATCCCGGCGGATGGGATAGAGGTGATTTATGATCTTAAGTTCCGCGCCATACTTGGGGAAGACGGAGAACCCACCGGCATGGCCGTAGGCGTATACCGGGATATTACGGAGCGGTATATCAAGGATATGGCGCAGGAGCGTTACCAGCAAATTGTGCTTTCCTCGGACCGGTACACCTATGAGTATGAAGAGGAAAAGGATTTGCTGTCTATTTTTCCCTCGCTTTCGGAAAGCGGCGGAAAAGAGGTGAAATATACCTTTGCGCATTTCCATGAAAAATTGAGCAGGGGAGAGCTATGCCCCAAAGGGGATATTATAATTATGGAGGATTTGCTCAAAAGCAATACCTTAAAGCCCGTGCAGGTGCAGCTTTACAGTGCAAAAACAGGGGAAAAGCGGTGGTATGCAATCACCAATTCCATGATGAAGGAGAAAGGCGGGTTCCAGCGGATTGTCGGGACAATCGCGGATATTACAGATATTAAGCAACGGGAAATATCGCATAAAAAGCTGGAGCATGTCCTGCAAAGCCTGAAAGACGAATATATCGGCATCTTTGAGGTGGATCTGGAAAACGATATGTTTACGACACTTTCTTACGGCGGGTCAGAGCTGATGCCCGAATTTCCGGACGACGGCTGTTACAGCGAGATGATGGACTGGCTGTGCGAAGCGCTGGCAGCGCCGGAATACCGTGAAGCCTATATCGGCTTCACAAGCCTTACGTACCTGCGGAAAGCGTTGTCTAAGGAACGCAGGGTTGAAGTGGAATATATGACTATGTGTAAAAACCGTAATTGGTGGAGGACCAGCTATCAGGCGGTGGAATATAAGGAAGGCATTCCGACGAAGGCCATTATGTACCAGTTTGACATTGATAAGGTCAAAACGGAAAAACTGATGCAGCAGCAGGCGATGCAGGAAGCATATAATTGTGCGGAAGCGGCGAATGCGGCAAAGACTGAATTCCTTTCCCGCATGAGCCACGACATCAGGACGCCGATGAATGCGATCATTGGGATGACGGCTATTGCAAGGACGCAGATCGGCAACCCGGAGAGAGTACAAGAATGCCTCGGGAAAATCACTGCCGCATCCAAGCATTTACTGTCCCTCATCAATGAAGTGCTGGACATGAGCAAGATCGAGTCTGGAAAAATGGAATTGCAGGAAGAGGGATTCAATCTTGCGGACCTCATCGACAACATGGTTTCCATGGTGCTGCCGCAGATCAATGAGCACGGCCATACCCTGCGGGTGACGGTTGAAGAGTTGAAGCACGAGTGGGTGGTGGGGGACAGCCTGCGTATCCAGCAGGCCTTTGTGAACCTGATCGGGAATGCGACGAAATACACGCCGGATGGAGGGAGAATAGACGTTCGGATTCATGAACGGCCGTTGAAGAACCCGGAGTACGGGGAATATGAATTTGTATTTGAGGATAACGGAATTGGTATGACAAAGGCGTTTCAGGATGTTATCTTTGAGCCGTTTACCCGGGCAGAGGACCACGAGGTATTAAAGGAAAACGGGACAGGGCTGGGGATGACGATTACCCGCAACCTGATCCGAATGATGGACGGAGACATCAAGGTGGAGTCTGAACCGAAAAAGGGGTCAAAGTTCACGGTGACCATACACCTGAAACTGCAGGAAGAGCACTATGATAATGTAGAAGAACTGGCCGGACTTCCCGTGCTGGTTGTGGACGACGATCGGGTTACCGCCGAAAGCGCATGCATTATGCTCAACGACATCGGGATGCAAGGGGACTGGTGCCTTTCCGGAAGGGAAGCAGTCGGCCGCGCGATTGACAAGCATAAAAGCCAAGAGGACTATTTTGCAGTAATTCTTGACTGGAAAATGCCGGGGATGGACGGAGTTATGACGGCCAAAGCAATCCGGGAAAATATCGGGCCGGATATTCCAATTATTATTATTTCCGCTTTCGACTGGTCGGAAATCGAAACGGAAGCACGAGCGGCCGGAGTCGATCATTTCATCTCCAAACCATTATTTAAAAGCCGTTTCATCCATTGTTTCAAGGAGATATTGCATATCGGCGGGCAGGCGCCCGAAGTCAAAACAGAGATGATAGAACAATTGGATTTTTCGTGCAAACGCGCCCTGCTGGTGGAAGACAACGAACTCAATGCGGAAATTGTAGAGGAACTTCTGAAAATGACGGGGATACGGGTCGAATGGGCCAAGAACGGCAGGGAAGCGGTGCGGATGGTGGAGGATTCGCCGGAAGGATATTATGACATGGTTTTTATGGATATCCAGATGCCCTTCCTGAACGGTTATGAGGCGACGGTCGCCATACGGAATATGGACCGGAAAGATACGCGGAAAATGCCGATCGTGGCAATGACGGCCAATGCATTCGCGGAAGATATCGACCACGCGAGAAATGCGGGCATGAACGAACATATTGCCAAACCGATCGATCTGCGGAAAATGGGCGAAGTGATGGCAAAATATTTATCCTGA
- a CDS encoding hybrid sensor histidine kinase/response regulator gives MAKNVRKFLWISLICILVLCIGVFVWITAYMIDENDRTISDVGEIYMSEMGKQISMHFATVMELYQSKLRGVTGSNPQEEADGADTAAEELAASAAVFGFNYLGLYSGNGSYEDVLGGEIVVDGEEAFTAALKSGEAKITDAKNKDGETLLLIGMPAAYPMGNGEISTLLIAGVPMETVNETLSLEIGATQVYSHIIRHDGTYVIRNADAAESSYFDRIVDYGNFDGQSPEEVVGKISEAMAAGAEYSMVIEINGEIRNTHFIPLKDSDWYLVSVLPYGLLQGPTTRLLYQRIYVAIGGCMVIVLAMLLAYIRYFRMSRQQMRLLEIAKKEAESASRAKSAFLSSMSHDIRTPMNAIMGMTAIAAANLDNPAKLQDCLKKITLSSKHLLGLINDVLDMSKIESGKLSLNMDLLSLRETMDSITNIVQPQIKAKKQNFDIFIGTIQTEHVYCDGVRLNQIFLNLLSNAVKFTPEGGTIEVRLAQENSPKGACYVRNDIRVMDTGIGMSPEFQKSIFNSFTREDTSRVRKTEGTGLGMAITKYIIDEMGGSIELRSEVDRGTEFHIILDLERGADQEKDMFLPDWELLVVDDDELLCRTAVAALGEIGVDADCAFDGKTAVEMTIRRHRERRDYQIVLLDWKMPGMDGIETAKEIRKCVGKEIPILLISAYDWSEIEEEARAAGINGFISKPLFKSTLFYGLAPFSEYYRAEYEQDREEADDYTGRRILLAEDNEINWEIVNTLLSAHGFVIEWTKNGNECVERYEASPPGYYDAVLMDVRMPVMDGYEAAKQIRESGRTDCGIPIIAMTADAFTEDIRRCLESGMDAHIAKPIDIRELLKILKKHLRKK, from the coding sequence ATGGCAAAAAATGTAAGGAAATTTTTATGGATCAGCCTTATCTGCATTTTGGTTCTGTGTATCGGCGTGTTCGTGTGGATCACAGCGTATATGATCGACGAAAACGACAGGACGATCAGCGATGTCGGCGAAATCTACATGTCGGAAATGGGAAAGCAGATTTCCATGCACTTTGCGACCGTTATGGAACTGTACCAGTCGAAACTGCGCGGTGTGACAGGGAGCAATCCGCAGGAAGAAGCCGACGGTGCGGATACAGCGGCAGAGGAGCTGGCTGCCAGTGCGGCGGTATTTGGATTCAATTATCTCGGATTGTATTCCGGGAACGGGTCCTATGAAGACGTACTTGGCGGGGAAATCGTGGTCGACGGCGAAGAAGCGTTTACCGCCGCATTGAAAAGCGGGGAAGCGAAAATAACGGACGCGAAGAATAAAGACGGCGAGACATTGCTGCTCATTGGAATGCCTGCCGCATATCCAATGGGAAACGGGGAAATAAGCACGCTTCTTATTGCCGGAGTGCCGATGGAAACAGTCAATGAAACGCTGTCCCTTGAAATAGGCGCGACGCAGGTCTATTCGCACATTATCCGTCATGATGGAACGTATGTAATCCGCAATGCGGATGCCGCAGAAAGCTCCTATTTTGATAGAATCGTGGATTACGGAAATTTTGACGGGCAAAGCCCGGAGGAGGTGGTGGGGAAGATTTCCGAGGCTATGGCGGCGGGCGCAGAATACTCGATGGTTATTGAAATTAATGGAGAAATCCGCAATACCCACTTTATTCCGCTTAAAGATTCAGACTGGTATCTGGTGTCGGTTCTGCCGTATGGTTTGCTGCAGGGGCCTACGACACGCCTGCTTTACCAGCGGATTTATGTAGCTATCGGCGGGTGCATGGTCATTGTACTGGCAATGCTCCTTGCATACATCAGATATTTCCGTATGTCCCGGCAGCAGATGAGGCTGTTGGAAATTGCCAAAAAAGAAGCGGAAAGCGCCAGCCGTGCGAAAAGTGCGTTTCTGTCGAGCATGAGCCATGATATCAGGACGCCGATGAATGCGATCATGGGAATGACGGCAATTGCTGCGGCAAACCTCGACAATCCGGCCAAGCTTCAGGACTGCCTGAAAAAAATCACCCTTTCAAGCAAGCACCTGCTGGGGTTGATTAATGACGTTTTGGATATGTCTAAAATAGAAAGCGGGAAGCTGTCCCTCAATATGGACCTGCTTTCGCTCCGGGAAACCATGGACAGCATCACGAACATCGTGCAGCCACAGATAAAAGCGAAGAAACAGAATTTCGATATATTTATTGGAACAATCCAGACTGAGCATGTCTATTGTGACGGGGTGCGGCTCAACCAGATATTTTTGAACCTGCTGTCCAACGCGGTCAAATTTACTCCAGAGGGTGGAACAATTGAGGTGAGGCTGGCGCAGGAGAATTCACCAAAGGGCGCTTGCTATGTAAGGAATGATATTCGGGTCATGGATACGGGCATCGGCATGTCGCCGGAATTTCAAAAGAGCATATTCAATTCCTTCACGCGCGAAGATACGAGCCGCGTCCGTAAAACAGAGGGTACGGGCCTCGGGATGGCAATCACAAAATATATTATCGATGAAATGGGAGGCAGTATCGAGCTTAGGAGCGAAGTGGACCGCGGAACGGAATTCCATATTATCCTTGATCTTGAACGGGGTGCGGATCAGGAAAAGGATATGTTCCTTCCCGACTGGGAACTGCTCGTGGTTGACGATGACGAACTGCTTTGCCGGACCGCCGTTGCAGCCCTCGGTGAAATCGGAGTGGATGCAGACTGTGCCTTCGACGGGAAAACCGCGGTTGAGATGACGATCCGTCGTCACCGGGAAAGGCGTGATTACCAAATCGTCCTGCTTGACTGGAAAATGCCGGGTATGGACGGAATAGAAACCGCAAAGGAGATACGGAAATGTGTGGGCAAAGAGATACCCATCCTGCTTATCTCCGCATACGATTGGAGCGAGATTGAGGAGGAAGCGCGCGCTGCGGGGATCAATGGCTTTATCTCCAAGCCCCTGTTTAAATCAACGTTGTTTTACGGCCTGGCTCCGTTCAGCGAATATTACCGTGCGGAATATGAACAAGACAGGGAAGAAGCCGACGATTATACCGGCAGGCGGATTCTTCTGGCGGAAGACAACGAGATCAACTGGGAGATCGTCAACACCCTGCTGTCGGCACACGGCTTTGTCATTGAGTGGACGAAAAATGGGAACGAATGCGTGGAGCGGTATGAAGCGTCGCCCCCGGGATATTATGACGCGGTACTAATGGATGTCAGGATGCCGGTGATGGATGGATACGAAGCGGCGAAACAAATTCGGGAATCGGGCCGTACAGACTGCGGTATCCCGATCATAGCTATGACTGCGGACGCCTTTACAGAGGATATCCGGCGCTGCCTGGAAAGCGGAATGGACGCACATATCGCCAAGCCGATCGACATCCGGGAACTGCTGAAAATATTGAAAAAGCATCTGCGTAAAAAGTGA